Proteins encoded together in one Rhizobacter sp. J219 window:
- a CDS encoding NAD(P)-dependent oxidoreductase, with amino-acid sequence MPAAATPLRFSRLLMTGAAGGLGRELRGRLKAYCDTLRLSDIADLGNAAAGEELRPARLEDRAAVLSLLEGVDAVVHLGGVSTEQPFDLILQANIVGTYNLYEAARKQGVKRIVFASSNHVTGFYRQDEVIDANAPLRPDGHYGISKAYGENLSRYYWDRFGIETVCLRIGSSFPEPKDRRMLATWMSYDDLERLVMASLTAPVVGHSIVYGMSDNATTWWDNTQARHIGYRPQDSSDVFRAAVEARHPTLDPNDPAVIYQGGAFTRTGPFE; translated from the coding sequence ATGCCTGCTGCCGCCACGCCTTTGCGCTTTTCCCGCTTGTTGATGACCGGCGCGGCCGGCGGCCTGGGCCGCGAGTTGCGCGGCCGTCTGAAGGCCTATTGCGACACGCTGCGCCTGTCCGACATCGCCGACCTGGGCAACGCCGCGGCCGGCGAGGAGCTGCGCCCCGCCCGCCTCGAAGACCGCGCCGCGGTGCTCTCGCTGCTGGAAGGCGTGGACGCGGTGGTGCACCTGGGCGGCGTCTCGACCGAGCAACCCTTCGACCTCATCCTGCAGGCCAACATCGTCGGCACCTACAACCTCTACGAAGCCGCGCGCAAGCAGGGCGTGAAGCGCATCGTGTTCGCCAGCAGCAACCACGTCACCGGCTTCTACCGGCAAGACGAGGTGATCGATGCCAACGCGCCGCTGCGCCCCGACGGCCACTACGGCATCTCCAAGGCCTACGGCGAGAACCTCTCGCGCTACTACTGGGACCGCTTCGGCATCGAGACCGTCTGCCTGCGCATCGGGTCCTCCTTCCCCGAGCCGAAAGACCGCCGCATGCTGGCCACCTGGATGAGCTACGACGACCTGGAGCGCCTGGTGATGGCAAGCCTCACCGCACCGGTGGTCGGCCACAGCATCGTCTACGGCATGTCCGACAACGCCACCACCTGGTGGGACAACACCCAGGCCCGGCACATCGGCTACCGCCCGCAGGACAGCTCCGACGTGTTCCGCGCCGCGGTGGAGGCACGTCACCCGACGCTCGACCCCAACGACCCCGCTGTCATCTACCAGGGCGGTGCCTTCACGCGCACCGGCCCGTTCGAATAA
- a CDS encoding TRAP transporter substrate-binding protein: MKKLIALAALLALGAAQATEFRSSDIHPEDYPTVLAVRHMGELIAKATNGKHSVKVFAKSALGAEKDTIEQTKLGALAMTRVNVAPMNNICPATMVPTMPFLFRSTEHMRKVLDGAIGDEILKDCEAQGFIGLAFYDSGSRSIYSVKKPVKSIADTKGMKIRVQQSDLWVALMGAMGANATPMPFGEVYTALKTGLVDAAENNYPSYESSRHFEVAKYYNKTDHSMAPEILLFSKRVWDTLPPAEQKIIRDAAKESVGYMRKLWDEREAKSLATVKAGGAEIVEVDKASFQSAMKPVYDKFLTDPKLQAMVKRIGEVK; the protein is encoded by the coding sequence ATGAAAAAACTGATCGCATTGGCCGCCCTGCTCGCGCTCGGCGCCGCCCAGGCCACCGAGTTCCGCTCCTCCGACATCCACCCCGAGGACTACCCGACCGTGCTGGCCGTGCGCCACATGGGCGAGCTGATCGCCAAGGCCACCAACGGCAAGCACAGCGTGAAGGTCTTCGCCAAGTCGGCCCTCGGCGCCGAAAAAGACACCATCGAGCAGACCAAGCTGGGCGCGCTTGCGATGACGCGCGTCAACGTGGCGCCGATGAACAACATCTGCCCGGCCACCATGGTGCCGACGATGCCCTTCCTGTTCCGTTCGACCGAGCACATGCGCAAGGTGCTCGACGGCGCCATCGGCGACGAGATCCTGAAGGACTGCGAGGCGCAGGGTTTCATCGGCCTCGCCTTCTACGACTCCGGCTCGCGCTCGATCTACTCCGTGAAGAAGCCGGTCAAGAGCATCGCCGACACCAAGGGCATGAAGATCCGCGTGCAGCAGAGCGACCTATGGGTGGCGCTGATGGGCGCGATGGGCGCCAACGCCACGCCGATGCCCTTCGGCGAGGTCTACACCGCGCTCAAGACCGGCCTCGTCGACGCCGCCGAGAACAACTACCCGAGCTACGAGAGCAGCCGCCACTTCGAGGTCGCCAAGTACTACAACAAGACCGACCACTCGATGGCCCCGGAGATCCTGCTCTTTTCCAAGCGCGTGTGGGACACCCTGCCGCCTGCCGAGCAGAAGATCATCCGCGACGCCGCGAAGGAGTCGGTGGGCTACATGCGCAAGCTCTGGGACGAGCGCGAGGCCAAGTCGCTCGCCACCGTGAAGGCCGGCGGCGCCGAGATCGTGGAAGTGGACAAGGCCTCGTTCCAGTCGGCCATGAAGCCGGTGTACGACAAGTTCCTCACCGACCCGAAGCTGCAGGCGATGGTCAAGCGCATCGGCGAAGTGAAGTGA
- a CDS encoding TRAP transporter small permease yields the protein MYTRLCAAIARLCLRVGVAGLVLLVIAVLHQVIGRYVFNDTPTWAESSAVLLVLYVTMLGMAVGVRDAGHIGLESFLALAPDWLRLKMELLIHVLVLVFGLLMAWNCGLLAESVSGYKIPTLGVSEAFKYAPPALAGVLITMFSIEHIIALLKGEEVVPSWH from the coding sequence ATGTACACCCGACTCTGCGCCGCCATCGCGCGGCTGTGCCTGCGCGTGGGCGTGGCCGGCCTCGTGCTGCTGGTCATCGCCGTGCTCCACCAGGTGATCGGCCGCTACGTGTTCAACGACACCCCCACCTGGGCCGAAAGCTCGGCCGTGCTGCTGGTGCTCTACGTGACCATGCTCGGCATGGCGGTGGGCGTGCGCGATGCGGGGCACATCGGGCTGGAGAGCTTTCTCGCACTCGCACCCGACTGGTTGCGACTCAAGATGGAACTCCTGATCCATGTGCTGGTGCTCGTGTTCGGGCTGCTGATGGCGTGGAACTGCGGGCTGCTCGCCGAGAGCGTGTCGGGCTACAAGATCCCGACGCTCGGCGTGTCGGAAGCCTTCAAGTACGCACCGCCGGCGCTCGCCGGGGTGCTGATCACGATGTTCTCCATCGAGCACATCATTGCGCTGCTCAAGGGTGAAGAGGTGGTTCCGTCATGGCACTGA
- a CDS encoding TRAP transporter large permease has product MALTILCVSFIVLLLLGVPVAFSIGLSSLATILYEGLPLAVGFQQMISGMNPFSFLAIPFFIFAGEIMMYGGIADKIIDFAKAVAGHVRGGLGMSNVLACTLFGGVSGSPVADVSAMGAVLIPQMKKEGYDADYAVNVTTHASLVGALMPTSHNLIIFTLAASGKVSIAALILAGIVPAIILTVCNLAAAYFVAVKRGYPAGTFPGWAIVWQSFALSLPGLLVVVIIIAGILSGAFTATESASVAVIWALFLAAIVYKRLTREQFLKAAAKAVKTTGTVLLLIGISSMFGYLIGLYGVAELTGKAIASMTTTPWVVFLWVNLILFVLGTFLDMAATILICTPIFLPICQQYGMTTEQFGIVMLINCALGLNTPPVGTTQFVGCTIGEVSVGTVMKTIWPFYGALIFALMLVTYVPGFAMWLPNLILK; this is encoded by the coding sequence ATGGCATTGACCATCCTCTGCGTCAGCTTCATCGTCCTGCTCTTGCTGGGCGTGCCGGTGGCGTTTTCCATCGGGCTCTCGTCGCTCGCGACCATCCTGTACGAAGGCCTGCCGCTCGCGGTGGGCTTCCAGCAAATGATCTCGGGGATGAACCCGTTCTCGTTCCTCGCGATCCCGTTCTTCATCTTCGCCGGCGAAATCATGATGTACGGCGGCATCGCCGACAAGATCATCGACTTCGCCAAAGCCGTGGCCGGCCATGTGCGCGGCGGCCTGGGCATGAGCAACGTGCTCGCCTGCACGCTCTTCGGTGGCGTGAGCGGCTCGCCGGTGGCCGACGTGTCGGCGATGGGCGCGGTGCTGATCCCGCAGATGAAGAAAGAAGGCTACGACGCCGACTACGCGGTCAACGTGACCACGCATGCGTCGCTGGTGGGCGCACTGATGCCCACCTCGCACAACCTCATCATCTTCACGCTCGCGGCGAGCGGCAAGGTGAGCATCGCAGCGCTCATCCTCGCGGGCATCGTGCCGGCGATCATCCTCACCGTGTGCAACCTGGCGGCGGCCTACTTCGTGGCGGTCAAGCGCGGCTACCCGGCCGGCACCTTCCCCGGCTGGGCGATCGTGTGGCAGTCGTTCGCACTCTCGCTGCCGGGCCTGCTGGTGGTGGTGATCATCATCGCGGGCATCCTCTCGGGCGCGTTCACCGCCACCGAGTCGGCCTCGGTCGCGGTGATCTGGGCGCTCTTCCTCGCGGCCATCGTCTACAAGCGGCTCACCCGCGAGCAGTTCCTGAAGGCGGCCGCGAAGGCGGTGAAGACCACCGGCACCGTGCTGCTGCTGATCGGCATCAGCTCGATGTTCGGCTACCTGATCGGCCTCTACGGCGTGGCCGAACTCACCGGCAAGGCAATCGCCTCGATGACGACGACACCGTGGGTGGTGTTCCTGTGGGTCAACCTGATCCTCTTCGTGCTGGGCACCTTCCTCGACATGGCGGCGACCATCCTGATCTGCACGCCGATCTTCCTGCCCATCTGCCAGCAGTACGGCATGACGACCGAGCAGTTCGGCATCGTCATGCTCATCAACTGCGCGCTCGGCCTCAACACACCGCCCGTGGGCACCACGCAGTTCGTCGGCTGCACCATCGGCGAGGTCTCGGTGGGCACGGTGATGAAGACCATCTGGCCCTTCTACGGCGCGCTGATCTTCGCGCTGATGCTCGTGACCTACGTGCCGGGGTTCGCGATGTGGCTGCCCAACCTGATCCTCAAGTGA
- a CDS encoding lactonase family protein, giving the protein MGTVIYVSNADSGDISVVSLDEATGTLATLQTAEVGGMVMPLAISPDRRFLYAARRSEPLAVVAFGVDHHTGRLTKIGEAPLPDSMAYLSTDETGRWLFSASYGGNLVAVSPIGADGRPRPSTQQIPTAPKAHCIRALPGNRHVLATSLGGGLVMQFRFDADTGTLQPNMPYPLAMRTESGPRHLAVHPHAPWVVLLNELDASLDVLALDAAHGTLTPHHTQRTLAPGFSGEPWASELRFTPDGRFLYTSERRSSTLASFAVDATSGDLTPLGHTATQAQPRGFSITPSGRFLIAAGQVSHRLSVYRIDADTGALTLTAEHDAGRNPNWVETLSLT; this is encoded by the coding sequence ATGGGCACGGTGATCTACGTCAGCAATGCCGACAGCGGCGACATCTCCGTGGTGTCGCTGGACGAGGCCACCGGCACGCTCGCCACGCTGCAGACCGCCGAGGTCGGCGGCATGGTGATGCCGCTCGCCATCAGCCCCGACCGGCGCTTCCTGTATGCGGCGCGCCGCAGCGAGCCGCTCGCAGTCGTGGCCTTCGGCGTCGACCACCACACCGGCCGGCTCACCAAGATCGGCGAAGCGCCGCTGCCCGACAGCATGGCCTACCTCTCGACCGACGAGACCGGCCGCTGGCTCTTCAGCGCCTCCTACGGCGGCAACCTCGTCGCCGTCAGCCCCATCGGCGCCGACGGGCGGCCGAGGCCGTCGACGCAGCAGATCCCCACCGCCCCCAAGGCGCACTGCATCCGGGCCCTGCCCGGCAACCGGCATGTGCTCGCCACCTCGCTCGGCGGCGGCCTGGTGATGCAGTTCCGCTTCGATGCCGACACCGGCACGCTGCAGCCCAACATGCCCTACCCGCTTGCGATGCGCACCGAGTCGGGCCCGCGCCACCTCGCCGTTCACCCGCATGCGCCGTGGGTGGTGCTGCTCAACGAGCTCGACGCGAGCCTCGACGTGCTGGCGCTCGATGCCGCGCACGGCACGCTCACGCCGCATCACACGCAGCGCACGCTCGCCCCCGGTTTCAGCGGCGAGCCCTGGGCCTCTGAACTGCGCTTCACGCCCGACGGCCGTTTTCTCTACACCAGCGAGCGCCGCTCCTCCACGCTCGCTTCGTTTGCGGTCGACGCCACGAGCGGCGACCTCACTCCGCTCGGCCACACCGCCACCCAGGCCCAGCCGCGCGGTTTCTCCATCACGCCTTCGGGCCGCTTCCTCATCGCGGCGGGCCAGGTTTCGCATCGCCTCAGCGTGTACCGGATCGACGCCGACACCGGCGCGCTGACCCTCACGGCCGAGCACGACGCCGGTCGCAACCCCAACTGGGTCGAAACCCTGTCGCTCACGTGA
- a CDS encoding porin, whose translation MHTPFKISLLTAAALLAAGTAQAQSSVVLYGLIDLAVDHYKAGSASGAGNVWKLNDGVVNGLNGSRWGVRVSEDLGGGLKANAVLESGLSADTGALGQGGLAFGRQVFVGFSQASLGELRVGRQYILSDSVMGMTNPYGNASVANPGTASTNAGRNLPLWLNAPRANNVVQLATPNLGGFTGSVQIAPGEGTADRFHGVKLGFGRGALNIAASYEWNESRTTGADVNKSFTFGANYNFGPLKLLGGIQMNQDLALGSGNGAFTGANLIVTHAGPSFTADEINGYTLGVQVPVDRFTFGANYTGVKYENAAGANATLGKAALMGWYTLSKSTFLYSGLSFSTGDLKDYIAENRVFQAGIRMAW comes from the coding sequence GTGCACACCCCCTTCAAGATCTCCCTGCTGACCGCCGCCGCGCTGCTCGCGGCCGGCACCGCCCAGGCCCAGTCGAGCGTCGTGCTCTACGGCCTGATCGATTTGGCCGTTGACCACTACAAGGCCGGCAGCGCCTCTGGCGCCGGCAACGTGTGGAAGTTGAACGACGGCGTCGTCAACGGCCTCAACGGCTCGCGCTGGGGCGTGCGCGTGAGCGAAGACTTGGGCGGCGGCCTCAAGGCCAACGCCGTGCTCGAGAGCGGCCTCAGCGCCGACACCGGCGCCCTCGGCCAGGGCGGCCTCGCCTTCGGCCGCCAGGTGTTCGTCGGCTTCTCCCAGGCCTCGCTCGGCGAGCTGCGCGTGGGCCGCCAGTACATCCTCTCCGACTCGGTGATGGGCATGACCAACCCTTACGGCAACGCCTCGGTGGCCAACCCCGGCACCGCCAGCACCAACGCCGGGCGCAACCTGCCGCTGTGGCTGAACGCCCCGCGCGCCAACAACGTGGTGCAACTGGCCACGCCCAACCTCGGCGGCTTCACCGGCAGCGTGCAGATCGCCCCCGGCGAAGGCACGGCCGACCGCTTCCACGGCGTCAAGCTCGGCTTCGGCCGCGGCGCGCTCAACATCGCCGCCTCCTACGAGTGGAACGAGTCGCGCACCACCGGGGCCGACGTCAACAAGTCCTTCACCTTCGGCGCCAACTACAACTTCGGGCCGCTGAAGCTCCTGGGCGGCATCCAGATGAACCAGGATCTGGCGCTCGGCTCGGGCAACGGTGCCTTCACCGGCGCCAACCTGATCGTCACCCACGCCGGCCCGAGCTTCACCGCCGACGAGATCAACGGCTACACGCTGGGCGTGCAGGTGCCGGTGGACCGCTTCACCTTCGGGGCCAATTACACCGGCGTGAAGTACGAGAACGCCGCCGGCGCCAACGCCACGCTCGGCAAGGCGGCCCTCATGGGCTGGTACACCCTGTCCAAGAGCACGTTTCTCTATTCCGGCCTATCGTTCTCCACCGGCGACCTGAAGGACTACATCGCCGAGAACCGCGTCTTCCAGGCCGGCATCCGCATGGCCTGGTGA
- a CDS encoding tripartite tricarboxylate transporter substrate binding protein has protein sequence MHRRHLLTAVLASSTALLHAPLAFAQDAWPSKPIRIVVPFAAGGTSDVLARLIGDKLQASLKQTVLVENKAGAGGVIGADAVAKSPADGYTLLLGTIASHAINPALQPRMPYNALTDFSQVILLGSISNVLLVGATQPYKTVADVIAAAKKSPGSLSFASAGQGSSQHMSGELFKLLAGADITHVPYKGSAPAIQDVIGGQVPMSFETVTVAMPHIQSGKVRALAVTSAKRSAALPDTPTLQEAGVAGFDVASWQAFYAPAGTPPAIVGKLNAEIEKILNMPDVKARLDGLGLVHTANTPEQFTAFSKSEIAKWTRVAKEGKVKLD, from the coding sequence ATGCACCGCCGCCACCTGTTGACCGCCGTCCTCGCTTCGTCCACTGCCCTGCTCCATGCGCCGCTCGCCTTCGCGCAGGACGCCTGGCCGAGCAAACCGATCCGCATCGTCGTGCCCTTCGCGGCCGGCGGCACGAGCGACGTGCTGGCGCGCCTCATCGGCGACAAGCTGCAGGCCTCGCTCAAGCAGACGGTGCTGGTGGAGAACAAGGCCGGCGCCGGCGGTGTGATCGGCGCCGACGCGGTGGCCAAGTCGCCCGCCGATGGCTACACGCTGCTGCTGGGCACCATCGCCAGCCACGCCATCAACCCGGCGCTGCAGCCCAGGATGCCCTACAACGCGCTCACCGATTTCTCGCAGGTCATCCTGCTCGGCAGCATCTCCAACGTGCTGTTGGTCGGCGCGACGCAGCCTTACAAGACCGTGGCCGACGTGATCGCCGCCGCGAAGAAGTCACCGGGCAGCCTGAGCTTCGCCTCGGCCGGCCAGGGCAGCTCGCAGCACATGTCGGGCGAGCTCTTCAAGCTGCTCGCCGGCGCCGACATCACGCACGTGCCCTACAAGGGCAGCGCGCCCGCGATTCAAGACGTGATCGGCGGCCAGGTGCCGATGAGCTTCGAGACGGTGACGGTGGCCATGCCGCACATCCAATCGGGCAAGGTGCGTGCGCTGGCCGTGACCTCGGCCAAGCGAAGCGCCGCGCTGCCGGACACGCCCACGCTGCAGGAAGCCGGCGTCGCGGGCTTCGACGTGGCGAGCTGGCAGGCCTTCTATGCGCCGGCCGGCACGCCGCCCGCCATCGTCGGCAAGCTCAACGCCGAGATCGAGAAGATTCTCAACATGCCCGACGTGAAGGCGCGCCTCGACGGCCTGGGCCTCGTGCACACCGCCAACACGCCGGAGCAGTTCACCGCCTTCAGCAAGTCCGAGATCGCGAAATGGACCCGCGTCGCCAAGGAAGGCAAGGTCAAGCTCGATTGA
- the garD gene encoding galactarate dehydratase, which produces MRPPLLITMHGRDNVAIVANDGGLPAGTVLPSGLTLVDKVPQGHKVALVDLKAGDEVRRYDVPIGRAAKDIPAGSWVHERLLQMPEARSLDGLPKATVKPAPAEPLAGYTFEGYRNADGSVGTRNILGITTTVQCVAGVLDFAVKRIKAELLPKYPNVDDVVGLEHTYGCGVAIDAPDAVIPIRTLRNISRNPNFGGEVMVVSLGCEKLQPERLLPPGTMTTPRSTSTSSDPPGGSGLAWGGPAQRPVIAIVDERQEAEPLDVVCLQDEAHIGFMSMIDDIMQTAERHLQRLNARKRETVSASELVVGVQCGGSDAFSGVTANPAVGFCTDLLVRAGATVMFSENTEVRDGIAQLTARATTPEVADAMIREMAWYDAYLKRGSVDRSANTTPGNKAGGLSNIVEKAMGSIVKSGSAPISGVLSPGEKLTQKGLVYAATPASDFICGTLQLAAGMNLHVFTTGRGTPYGLAECPVIKVATRSDLARRWHDLMDVNAGRIADGEATIEDLGWELFHLMLDVASGRRKTWAEQWKLHNALVLFNPAPVT; this is translated from the coding sequence ATGAGACCGCCGCTTCTGATCACCATGCACGGCCGCGACAACGTGGCCATCGTCGCCAACGACGGCGGCCTGCCCGCAGGCACGGTGCTGCCTTCGGGGCTGACGTTGGTCGACAAGGTGCCTCAGGGCCACAAGGTGGCACTCGTCGACCTCAAGGCCGGCGACGAAGTGCGCCGCTACGACGTGCCCATCGGCCGTGCCGCGAAAGACATTCCTGCCGGCAGCTGGGTGCACGAGCGCCTGCTGCAGATGCCCGAAGCGCGCTCGCTCGACGGTCTGCCCAAGGCCACGGTCAAGCCGGCGCCGGCCGAGCCGCTCGCGGGCTACACCTTCGAGGGTTACCGCAACGCCGACGGCTCGGTGGGCACGCGCAACATCCTCGGCATCACCACCACCGTGCAGTGCGTGGCCGGCGTGCTCGACTTCGCGGTGAAGCGCATCAAGGCCGAGCTGCTGCCGAAGTACCCGAATGTCGACGACGTGGTGGGCCTGGAGCACACCTATGGCTGCGGCGTGGCGATCGACGCGCCCGATGCGGTGATCCCCATCCGCACGCTGCGCAACATCAGCCGCAACCCCAACTTCGGTGGCGAGGTGATGGTGGTGAGCCTGGGCTGCGAGAAGCTGCAGCCCGAACGGCTCTTGCCGCCGGGCACGATGACGACACCCCGCTCTACGAGTACGTCGAGCGACCCTCCCGGAGGGTCGGGCCTTGCTTGGGGCGGCCCGGCGCAGCGGCCCGTCATCGCCATCGTCGATGAACGGCAGGAGGCCGAACCGCTCGACGTGGTGTGCCTGCAAGACGAAGCGCACATCGGTTTCATGTCGATGATCGACGACATCATGCAAACCGCCGAGCGCCATCTGCAGCGGCTCAACGCACGCAAACGCGAGACGGTGTCGGCGAGCGAACTCGTGGTCGGCGTGCAGTGCGGCGGCAGCGATGCCTTCAGCGGCGTGACGGCCAACCCGGCGGTCGGCTTCTGCACCGACCTGCTGGTGCGTGCCGGCGCCACCGTGATGTTCAGCGAGAACACCGAGGTGCGCGACGGCATCGCCCAGCTCACCGCGCGCGCTACCACGCCCGAGGTGGCCGACGCGATGATCCGCGAGATGGCCTGGTACGACGCCTACCTGAAGCGCGGCAGCGTCGACCGCAGCGCCAACACCACGCCGGGCAACAAGGCCGGTGGCCTCTCCAACATCGTCGAAAAGGCGATGGGCTCCATCGTCAAGAGCGGCAGCGCGCCGATCAGCGGCGTGCTCTCGCCGGGCGAGAAGCTCACGCAGAAAGGCCTGGTCTATGCCGCCACGCCGGCGAGCGATTTCATCTGCGGCACGCTGCAGCTCGCCGCCGGCATGAACCTGCACGTCTTCACCACCGGCCGCGGCACCCCCTACGGCCTGGCCGAGTGCCCGGTGATCAAGGTGGCCACGCGCAGCGACCTCGCGCGCCGCTGGCACGACCTGATGGACGTGAACGCCGGCCGCATCGCCGATGGCGAGGCGACGATCGAAGACCTGGGCTGGGAACTCTTCCACCTGATGCTCGACGTGGCGAGCGGCCGCAGGAAGACCTGGGCCGAGCAGTGGAAGCTGCACAACGCCTTGGTGCTCTTCAACCCGGCGCCAGTGACCTGA
- a CDS encoding DUF1697 domain-containing protein encodes MKFAAFLRNVNLGRPGAPTRAQLEAAMEAAGAIAPQSFQTNGTVVFCARSLAAADRVLRKALKLLAVECDLVEPGCVRSLDELVPLVESRVFKPYDPDEVYEYGLSFACDRKVVAPGRLPLDNPKGDVRLLSLKDGNALCVCWKRGASPGSPNLFLERTTGLAWTTRAIGTVRRLLAKHAD; translated from the coding sequence GTGAAGTTCGCCGCCTTCCTGCGCAACGTGAACCTCGGGCGGCCAGGTGCGCCCACTCGGGCGCAGCTCGAAGCGGCAATGGAAGCGGCCGGCGCGATCGCGCCGCAGTCGTTCCAGACCAATGGCACCGTGGTGTTCTGCGCGCGCTCGCTCGCCGCTGCCGACCGGGTGTTGCGCAAGGCGCTGAAGCTTCTCGCCGTCGAATGCGACCTGGTCGAGCCGGGCTGCGTGCGTTCGCTCGACGAGCTGGTACCTCTCGTCGAGTCGCGCGTGTTCAAGCCCTACGACCCCGATGAGGTCTACGAGTACGGGCTCTCCTTCGCGTGCGACCGCAAGGTCGTGGCGCCGGGTCGCCTGCCGCTGGACAACCCCAAGGGAGACGTGCGCCTCCTGTCGCTGAAAGACGGAAACGCGCTCTGCGTCTGCTGGAAACGTGGTGCCAGCCCCGGCAGCCCCAATCTCTTTCTCGAACGCACGACGGGTCTAGCCTGGACCACGCGGGCGATCGGTACCGTCCGCCGCCTGCTCGCGAAACACGCCGACTGA
- a CDS encoding OsmC family protein — MSNSHIREALAGVIEHFTQHPELGLMTDSTAVAVWQGGLRFQTEGPSGATLVSEMPKAVGGGGSAPTPGWLLRAALANCNASMIALRAAQAGITLTRLEVTVDSDSNDRGLLGLAEVPPGPLRVRAHVRLAADGASAEQLQALVDWAEQHSPVADALRRAVPLGTTVEIGR; from the coding sequence ATGAGCAACAGCCACATCCGCGAAGCCCTGGCCGGCGTCATCGAGCATTTCACGCAACACCCCGAGCTTGGGCTCATGACCGACTCGACCGCCGTGGCCGTCTGGCAAGGCGGTCTGCGCTTCCAGACTGAAGGCCCCAGCGGCGCCACATTGGTGAGCGAGATGCCCAAGGCCGTGGGCGGTGGTGGCAGTGCGCCCACCCCTGGCTGGCTGCTGCGTGCGGCGCTCGCCAACTGCAACGCCTCGATGATCGCGTTGCGTGCGGCGCAGGCCGGCATCACGCTGACCCGGCTGGAGGTCACCGTCGACAGCGATTCCAACGACCGTGGCCTGCTCGGCCTGGCCGAGGTGCCGCCTGGCCCGCTGAGGGTGCGCGCCCACGTGCGGCTCGCGGCCGACGGGGCATCGGCCGAGCAGCTGCAGGCGCTCGTTGACTGGGCCGAGCAACATTCACCCGTGGCCGATGCCTTGCGCCGCGCGGTGCCGCTGGGCACCACGGTCGAGATCGGCCGCTGA
- the gudD gene encoding glucarate dehydratase: MKQDTPRVAQMRVIPVAGRDGMLLNLSGAHAPFFTRNLVMLTDNAGRTGVGEVPGGEKIRQTLEESSPLIVGQPVGDVQRLLRGVRERFADRDAGGRGLQTFDLRTTIHVVTAIESALLDLLGQHLDLPVAALLGEGQQRESVEMLGYLFFVGDRNKCDLPYASPKDEPADADDWQRLRHEAAMTPAAIVRLAEAAHERYGFNDFKLKGGVLAGEAEVEAVTALHERFPEARVTLDPNGGWLLRDAIRLMRDMRGVIAYAEDPCGAEDGFSGREVMAEFRRATGLPTATNMVATDWRQLTHALSLQSVDIPLADPHFWTMAGSVRVAQTCRDWGLTWGSHSNNHFDVSLAMFTHVGAAAPGRVTAIDTHWIWQDGQRLTKDPLKIVGGHVQVPKKPGLGIELDMAEVEKAHALYKQHGLGARDDAIAMQYLIPNWKFDPKRPCLVR; encoded by the coding sequence ATGAAGCAAGACACCCCTCGTGTCGCGCAGATGCGCGTCATCCCCGTCGCCGGGCGCGACGGCATGCTGCTCAACCTGAGCGGCGCGCATGCGCCGTTCTTCACCCGCAACCTCGTCATGCTCACCGACAACGCCGGCCGCACCGGCGTGGGCGAAGTGCCGGGCGGCGAGAAGATCCGACAGACGCTCGAAGAGTCGTCCCCGCTCATCGTCGGCCAGCCGGTGGGCGACGTGCAGCGCCTGCTGCGCGGAGTGCGCGAGCGTTTCGCCGACCGCGACGCCGGTGGCCGCGGCCTGCAGACCTTCGACCTGCGCACCACCATCCATGTGGTGACCGCCATCGAATCGGCGCTGCTCGACCTGCTGGGCCAGCACCTCGACCTGCCGGTGGCGGCGCTGCTCGGCGAAGGCCAGCAGCGCGAGTCGGTCGAGATGCTGGGCTACCTCTTCTTCGTCGGCGACCGCAACAAGTGCGACCTGCCGTACGCCTCCCCGAAAGACGAGCCGGCCGATGCCGACGATTGGCAGCGCCTGCGCCATGAGGCCGCGATGACCCCGGCCGCGATCGTGCGGCTCGCGGAGGCCGCACACGAGCGCTACGGCTTCAACGACTTCAAGCTCAAGGGCGGCGTGCTCGCCGGCGAGGCCGAAGTCGAAGCCGTCACTGCGTTGCACGAGCGCTTTCCCGAAGCGCGTGTGACGCTCGACCCCAACGGCGGCTGGCTTCTGCGCGACGCGATCCGCCTGATGCGCGACATGCGCGGCGTGATCGCCTACGCCGAAGACCCCTGCGGCGCCGAAGACGGCTTCTCGGGCCGCGAGGTGATGGCCGAGTTCCGCCGCGCCACCGGCCTGCCCACGGCCACCAACATGGTCGCCACCGACTGGCGCCAGCTCACGCACGCACTCAGCCTGCAGTCGGTCGACATCCCGCTCGCCGACCCGCATTTCTGGACCATGGCCGGCTCGGTGCGCGTGGCGCAGACCTGCCGCGACTGGGGCCTCACCTGGGGCTCGCATTCGAACAACCATTTCGATGTGTCGCTGGCGATGTTCACCCACGTCGGCGCCGCCGCCCCGGGCCGCGTGACCGCGATCGACACGCACTGGATCTGGCAGGACGGCCAGCGTCTGACGAAAGATCCGCTCAAGATCGTGGGCGGCCATGTGCAGGTCCCGAAGAAGCCGGGCCTCGGCATCGAGCTCGACATGGCCGAGGTGGAGAAGGCGCATGCGCTCTACAAGCAGCACGGCCTCGGCGCGCGCGACGACGCGATCGCGATGCAGTACCTGATCCCCAACTGGAAGTTCGACCCCAAGCGGCCCTGCCTGGTGAGGTGA